A genomic segment from Malus domestica chromosome 05, GDT2T_hap1 encodes:
- the LOC103443919 gene encoding co-chaperone protein p23-1-like isoform X1: MSRHPNVKWAQRSDMVYITIDLPDAQDVKLKLEPEGKFLFSATTGPEKTPYEVDLDLYDKIDINETKTSVGLRNICYLVKKAEDKWWSRLIKQQGRAPIFLKVDWDKWVDEDEEPEEVKGDEGGPGGFGNNMDFGGLGNNMDFGGLGNNMNFGGLGNNMNFGDFDLSKLNMGGDGLNADALGKFDAENDDSDAEDETIDQQPSAAGQSDAKPLASAEHDAKASA, encoded by the exons ATGAG CCGACATCCTAATGTGAAATGGGCCCAGAGGTCTGATATGGTCTACATAACTATTGACTTGCCGGATGCCCAGGATGTAAAGCTTAAACTGGAGCCTGAAGGAAAGTTTTTGTTCTCTGCTACTACTGGACCAGAGAAGACACCTTATGAAGTTGACCTTGATCTCTATGACAAGATAGATATAAAT GAGACCAAGACTAGTGTTGGCTTGAGAAATATCTGTTACCTAGTGAAAAAAGCTGAGGATAAATGGTGGAGCAGGTTGATAAAACAGCAAGGAAGAGCTCCTATTTTTCTGAAAGTGGATTGGGATAAATGGgttgatgaagatgaagagCCTGAAGAAGTTAAAGGTGACGAAGGCG GTCCAGGTGGGTTTGGAAACAATATGGACTTTGGGGGACTTGGAAACAATATGGACTTTGGAGGACTCGGAAACAATATGAACTTTGGGGGACTGGGAAACAATATGAACTTTGGGGACTTTGATTTGTCT AAGTTGAACATGGGTGGCGATGGCTTGAATGCTGATGCTCTTGGCAAGTTTGATG CAGAGAACGATGACAGTGACGCAGAGGATGAAACTATTGACCAACAACCATCCGCTGCTGGACAATCTGACGCCAAACCTCTTGCGAGTGCGGAGCATGATGCAAAGGCTTCTGCCTGA
- the LOC103443919 gene encoding co-chaperone protein p23-1-like isoform X2 translates to MSRHPNVKWAQRSDMVYITIDLPDAQDVKLKLEPEGKFLFSATTGPEKTPYEVDLDLYDKIDINETKTSVGLRNICYLVKKAEDKWWSRLIKQQGRAPIFLKVDWDKWVDEDEEPEEVKGDEGGPGGFGNNMDFGGLGNNMDFGGLGNNMNFGGLGNNMNFGDFDLSKLNMGGDGLNADALGKFDENDDSDAEDETIDQQPSAAGQSDAKPLASAEHDAKASA, encoded by the exons ATGAG CCGACATCCTAATGTGAAATGGGCCCAGAGGTCTGATATGGTCTACATAACTATTGACTTGCCGGATGCCCAGGATGTAAAGCTTAAACTGGAGCCTGAAGGAAAGTTTTTGTTCTCTGCTACTACTGGACCAGAGAAGACACCTTATGAAGTTGACCTTGATCTCTATGACAAGATAGATATAAAT GAGACCAAGACTAGTGTTGGCTTGAGAAATATCTGTTACCTAGTGAAAAAAGCTGAGGATAAATGGTGGAGCAGGTTGATAAAACAGCAAGGAAGAGCTCCTATTTTTCTGAAAGTGGATTGGGATAAATGGgttgatgaagatgaagagCCTGAAGAAGTTAAAGGTGACGAAGGCG GTCCAGGTGGGTTTGGAAACAATATGGACTTTGGGGGACTTGGAAACAATATGGACTTTGGAGGACTCGGAAACAATATGAACTTTGGGGGACTGGGAAACAATATGAACTTTGGGGACTTTGATTTGTCT AAGTTGAACATGGGTGGCGATGGCTTGAATGCTGATGCTCTTGGCAAGTTTGATG AGAACGATGACAGTGACGCAGAGGATGAAACTATTGACCAACAACCATCCGCTGCTGGACAATCTGACGCCAAACCTCTTGCGAGTGCGGAGCATGATGCAAAGGCTTCTGCCTGA
- the LOC103443920 gene encoding LOW QUALITY PROTEIN: pentatricopeptide repeat-containing protein At1g34160 (The sequence of the model RefSeq protein was modified relative to this genomic sequence to represent the inferred CDS: inserted 2 bases in 1 codon; substituted 5 bases at 5 genomic stop codons), with product MSQASQKVDALRCSFVLKACASALAFTEAMQIHSQIVQFGFGADVLLRITLLDVYAKVGDGVXAQKVFDEMGWRDTACXNALISGXAQGNRPTEAIALFQRMSEEEGLSSFTFWERHDEVTVLGALSACSQLGALKRGKKVHACIMDEKLNIHVIVCNAVIDMYTKCGFEDKAYXVFENMKCEKNLITWNTMIMAFAMHGNGEALELFEQMDKSGVYPDAVSYLAALCSCNHAGLVEDGVRLFNSMMGHDVAPNVKHYGTVVDLLGXAGRIQEAYEIINSMPMFPDVVLWQTLLGASKTYRNVEMAELASQKLIEMGSKGCGDFVLLSNVYASQKRWDDVGRVRETMRRRDVKKISSLGYIEVEGVIRKFVNGDQSHVNRGEIYAKLDEIMFRIKAYRYAAKTNNVLHDIGEEEKENALSYHCEKLVVAFGLISTSEGTPIQVIKNLRICDDRHVVSKLISKVYNREIIVRYRAQFHRFKEGLCSCXDYW from the exons ATGTCCCAAGCTTCCCAGAAGGTCGACGCCCTCAGGTGCTCCTTCGTTCTAAAGGCGTGCGCAAGTGCGTTGGCTTTCACTGAGGCAATGCAGATTCACTCCCAAATTGTACAGTTCGGGTTTGGAGCCGACGTGCTGCTGCGAATCACTTTGCTAGACGTTTATGCGAAAGTGGGCGATGGAGT TGCACAgaaggtgtttgatgaaatgggTTGGAGGGATACTGCTTGTTGAAATGCTTTAATTTCTGGGTAGGCTCAGGGGAATCGACCCACTGAAGCTATAGCTTTGTTTCAAAGAATGAGCGAGGAAGAGGGTTTAT CCTCTTTCACCTTTTGGGAAAGGCATGATGAAGTCACGGTTCTCGGTGCGCTCTCCGCCTGTTCGCAATTGGGTGCActcaaaagaggaaaaaaagtaCATGCCTGTATAATGGATGAGAAGCTTAATATACACGTCATTGTTTGCAATGCGGTTATTGATATGTACACAAAATGCGGCTTTGAGGACAAAGCGTATTAGGTGTTTGAGAATATGAAATGTGAGAAGAATTTAATAACTTGGAATACGATGATTATGGCGTTTGCTATGCATGGAAATGGTGAAGCACTTGAGCTTTTCGAACAGATGGATAAAAGTGGGGTGTACCCAGATGCAGTGTCGTATCTTGCTGCTTTGTGTTCCTGCAACCATGCTGGACTGGTGGAAGATGGGGTTAGGTTATTTAATTCAATGATGGGGCATGATGTTGCCCCTAATGTCAAGCATTATGGGACCGTGGTTGATTTGCTGGGTTGAGCTGGGCGGATCCAAGAGGCTTATGAGATCATAAATTCTATGCCTATGTTTCCTGATGTGGTACTCTGGCAAACTTTACTTGGTGCTAGCAAGACTTATAGGAATGTGGAGATGGCAGAACTGGCTTCTCAGAAACTGATTGAGATGGGGTCTAAGGGTTGTGGTGATTTCGTGTTGTTATCAAATGTTTACGCATCTCAAAAGAGATGGGACGATGTGGGCAGGGTGAGGGAGACCATGAGGAGAAGAGATGTGAAGAAGATATCGAGTTTGGGTTACATAGAAGTGGAAGGTGTGATACGCAAGTTCGTGAATGGTGACCAGAGCCATGTTAATCGGGGTGAGATTTATGCAAAGCTAGATGAGATCATGTTCAGGATTAAGGCCTACAGATATGCAGCTAAGACCAATAATGTGCTGCATGATATAGgggaggaggaaaaagaaaatgcaTTGAGTTATCACTGCGAGAAATTGGTTGTGGCTTTTGGTTTGATTAGTACCAGTGAGGGGACACCAATTCAAGTGATTAAGAACCTAAGAATATGCGACGATCGCCATGTTGTGAGCAAACTTATTTCGAAGGTTTATAATAGGGAAATAATTGTGAGGTATCGAGCCCAGTTTCATAGATTTAAAGAAGGATTATGCTCTTGCTGAGATTATTGGTGA
- the LOC139196020 gene encoding very-long-chain aldehyde decarbonylase GL1-9-like: MDTWQFFVHRYMHQNKFLYRHVHSQHHRLVVPYAIGALYNHLLEGLLLDTFRRALSFLVSGMTARTAVIFFCFAVIKEQNVDNIGFFNLNKFLKTLVNNLLFLFRHKLPIETYCNQLQTSRRGIREASNPSILFFYTRKHMLVLPPQI; encoded by the exons ATGGACACATGGCAGTTCTTTGTGCACCGTTACATGCATCAGAACAAGTTTTTGTACCGCCATGTCCACTCTCAGCACCACAGACTCGTTGTTCCCTATGCAATTGGAGCCCTTTATAATCACCTGCTTGAGGGTCTCTTACTCGACACTTTCAGGAGGGCCCTCTCGTTTCTAGTCTCAGGGATGACAGCACGAACGGCTGTTATATTCTTCTGTTTTGCCGTGATCAAGGAACAAAATGTCGATAATATCG GGTTCTTCAACCTAAACAAATTCTTGAAGACACTGGTAAACAACCTCCTGTTTTTATTCAGGCATAAGCTTCCAATTGAGACTTACTGTAACCAATTGCAAACGTCCAGACGCGGCATCAGAGAGGCTTCAAACCCTTCAATCTTATTCTTCTACACTCGAAAGCATATGCTG GTTTTACCACCCCAAATCTGA